The genomic window TGTATATACAGCCTATTTATAAAAACAATTAAATAAAAagtcaaaaaaattgaaaatactTTTAAAATAAAATTGACCTTCAATTATACTTGCAAAAGAAGTTCCACAAAAAGAAAAATAACCCATTGACTTCttttagaaaaaaagaaaaatttcatCCAATATTATTTTTGCCCTGTCAATGCTGATTTTTTAATCGTGCAAATTTACATACTAGTGCGAAAGAAATTATAGTAAAAATCTTattcttttacttttattttttatattattatttttcctCATATGGTGTGTATATACACCCAGAAACCAAAGGTTCTTCCCCAACAAACTGTTGCTCAAATGAACGCTGCTACGGATCTATTAGTACCAGCAGCATCCATGCATCACCCTGGTCAAGGAAAATCGTATATTAACTAGGGTGGTTGCACTGGACCAACAAGTGTCTCATCAGACGCGTGCTAGCATCACTCGCAGGAGTATTAATTCAACTACCAGCAACGCTATTCCATCCGCCCGATCGCTCCCCATATACGACACGACGTTGACACAGGTCGCTGGAGTGTCATGCCTCAAGTTCAGACCTTTGCTTTCTAACCCGCTTGCTCCAGAGGTAAGCATTCCAGTGAACATCAATACTAGAATTTCTTAGATAGTTCGTGTCAATGCCTATAAATCAGCCCCTCCCCGCCCCAATCCCAGTATCCCACCACATCAATCAATAAGCCTCCAAGACCAAAAGTCCCCTGCATCTCCCGAGCGTCAGAGTTGAGCCAGAGTTTGCTTCGAGAGTTTAAACTTATTCCATCACGATGGCGTCACAGGTGATCGAGGTGAACAGAAATGGCACGGAGGTGTACCACGGCGCGGCACTGTGCGCCGACAAGGCGGTGGAGCTGCTGGCCGAGACCAACATGCCGCTGGGTCTGCTGCCGCTGGCGGACATCGAGGAGGTCGGCTACAACCGCTCCACGGGCTTCGTGTGGCTGCGCCAGAAGAAGGCGCTCACACACACCTTCAAGCAGATCGGCAGGCTGGTCTCGTATGCCACCGAGGTGACGGCCTTTGTCGAAGACCGCAAGATGAAGCGCATTACGGGGGTTAAGAGCAAGGAGCTCCTCATCTGGGTCACCGTCTGCGACATGTACATCGACAAGAACAAACACTCAAAGATCAGTTTCAAGACGCCCACCGGACTGGGAAGGACCTTCCCTGTCTCCGCCTACGGAAAGGAGGACGACAACAAGCACGACGTGGCCAAATAAGAGACCACGGCCGGCATAAAGAGTCATTTCTTTTCGGGCATACAGAGTTTGACACCACGATGAATACTACATGTACTcattttctatatatatatatatatatatatatatatatgaactgTTTTAATAAGGTGAGATTACGAACTTGTAATACTCTACTTTGATATTTTGCCGGATTTTAAATCGCAGACGATCAGAAATGTCTGCTCGCTTTGCATGGCTCCTTAAATCATAGTAAGTCGACTCATTCATGccaaaggccaactccaacgcgccgatcTAAACGGACATAAATTTAGTCCGCTATTTTTCTATTTTCGACGGTTGAAGACGGGTCGACAAGCCGCATCTGCCCAATTCTGGCCTGTGCACCCACCTGGCCAACCAATTTAGACTGTCATGCATGTCTTATAGCGTGCTCACATTCGGAGCGCACTTTCAGTGCACGGCGGCATTGGCGCACTTAATCCACGTCGTCAGATGCATGCGTCGTGATGGGCCAACGGAACTACAGCCTGTAATATAAATCAATACGTGGAACATATACTACTTCCTTGCCGTAGCTATTGACTTCGGTTACGGTCCAGTATATCGAGTGCTACTTCACAGAATACTATAGCACATGTTCTAGAAATCTTTCTGCTTCGGCGATTTCAGAACAGGTCCACTTTGCATGACCATGGGGGGTACGCACACAAAGTTGTGCCCGAGCAAGTGGAGTGCAACAAGTTGTCTGTAGGGCCAGCCATAATGACGAGCCAACATTAGCCAGTCAGGACGTGATAGTTGACCACCCAGGCTAAAGCTCCCAAGTCTTCTCTCATCGTTCCAGATCTGCGATTTTGCATCCTTGCGCTATGGAGTTCGTCGACATGGATGGGCAACTAAGGTTGATTTTGGTTGTAATCTTAAGCAAATTTGGTTCCTCCACTTAGTTCTAACTGTTATTATTTTCCATACCTTTAGATCTACCAACAGTTTGATTCCTGATTTCTCCGGGGCAGTGTCAAGAGATCGTGCTGTTCTTCCGTCTCAATCGAACTGTTCTTCAGGGTCATCTAGGGTTGGCGAGCTTGTCCGAGAAGAGGGAGGGGTCCTGCAAAAGAATGTTTTCCCTACTGATCCGGCAACTAACGGGCAAGATCTTCAGGAGAGATCGATCGACCGGGGACCGGTTGATTCTGTTTTTGGTGCCCAAAGTATACAAGCTGGTTCCTGGGAGCCGCTTGCAAATGATGCTTGTGGAGAGGCAACGTCAAAGTGGAAACGAAGGTTAGCTTGATAACTCTGCTTTAATTTATTTACAAAAATTGCGTTGCATTATATCGGTATGATGTGCTACATATTAACAAATACGACATGGAAGTTTCACTAATATTAATT from Triticum aestivum cultivar Chinese Spring chromosome 3B, IWGSC CS RefSeq v2.1, whole genome shotgun sequence includes these protein-coding regions:
- the LOC123066731 gene encoding uncharacterized protein, producing the protein MASQVIEVNRNGTEVYHGAALCADKAVELLAETNMPLGLLPLADIEEVGYNRSTGFVWLRQKKALTHTFKQIGRLVSYATEVTAFVEDRKMKRITGVKSKELLIWVTVCDMYIDKNKHSKISFKTPTGLGRTFPVSAYGKEDDNKHDVAK